In Candidatus Manganitrophus morganii, the genomic window GGCGATTGTCTCCATCCCTCCCTGCATCGTGCGTCCCGAGCAGATGGAAGGGCCCTATTTTGTCGATGAGCGGCTCAACCGCTCCGACATTCGTACCGACCCCACGGACGGATCGGTCAAGGAAGGGGTTCCACTGCAACTCGCGATCCGGGTTCATGGCATTCGCGACAATGCCTGCGCGCCGATCGAAGGGGCCATGGTCGATGTTTGGCAATGCGACGCCGCCGGCGTCTATTCGGATGTTCGCGACGACTCCTTCGACACGCGGGGAAAGAAGTTCTTGCGCGGCTACCAGATGACCGACGCCGATGGGACGGCGCCGTTTCTGACGATTTATCCCGGTTGGTACCCCGGCAGGACGGTCCACATTCACTTTAAGATCCGCCTCAACCCATCGTCGATGTTCGGGTACGAATTTACCTCGCAGATTTATTTCGACGATGCCCTCACCGACGAGGTTTTCACCCAACCCCCCTACAGCAAAGGTCGGCGAACGACGAATCACCAGGACGGCATTTTTGAAAACGGCGGCGAAGAGCTGATGCTTCCGTTGACAAAACAGCCGGAGGGTGGATATGCGGGGACGTTCGATATCGGTCTTCAATTGACCTAGAAGCGGAGGGAGATTCTTCTTCGCCCGCCAACCTCTTCCGGAATAAACGGAGCGAGCCCCTTTTCTTAAAGCCGCCGGATCCCGTTATCCCCTCTTTTCTTTTTCGTTGCCTTCGTCCAAAGGTGGGACGCGGTACCAGCCGGTGAGCATCGACCGGAGGTTGTTGCCGAATCCGGTGAGGATCACCATCAAAAGGTGGAGGGCGGTATAAGCGATGAAGAGGATCGTCAAGTTAAAGTGAATCGACTGCGCTCTTTTACGTGTGCCGAAGAGGTCGTGCAGGATGGGAAAGACCGCTTCGCCCCGCGCGGAGCTGGCGAGGCCGGTCAGAAGAACCAACGGCCCCAAAATGAAAACGACCCCCGTGTAGGCGGTTTTTTGAAGGACGTTGTATCGGGTCGCTTCCTCTCCTTTCGGATGGCGAAAGAAGAGGGTGTCCCGGAGGGTCGATCCGATTTTCCGGAAGTCGCTCCAACCTGGAAAAAGATTTCTGAGAAGATGTCCGCTGGCGAGGCTGTAAGCGACATAGACCAGCCCGTTGAACGAGAAGATCCAGGCGAACAAGAAGTGGTGCCACCGGCCGAAGAGCCATTGACGGCCCGTGTAGATCTGAAAGCCGCTGATAACCAACATAAGAAGACAAAGCGCATTGATCCAATGGG contains:
- a CDS encoding intradiol ring-cleavage dioxygenase; its protein translation is MALSRRSLLGLIGTAAAALLVGCEPGAGPGWWRRLWARKPAIVSIPPCIVRPEQMEGPYFVDERLNRSDIRTDPTDGSVKEGVPLQLAIRVHGIRDNACAPIEGAMVDVWQCDAAGVYSDVRDDSFDTRGKKFLRGYQMTDADGTAPFLTIYPGWYPGRTVHIHFKIRLNPSSMFGYEFTSQIYFDDALTDEVFTQPPYSKGRRTTNHQDGIFENGGEELMLPLTKQPEGGYAGTFDIGLQLT
- a CDS encoding cytochrome b/b6 domain-containing protein, with the translated sequence MGKANDKNQDPTDAIGPGEPLSPPVIRSKTAGPERLSPAPEVFRHPFFIRLTHWINALCLLMLVISGFQIYTGRQWLFGRWHHFLFAWIFSFNGLVYVAYSLASGHLLRNLFPGWSDFRKIGSTLRDTLFFRHPKGEEATRYNVLQKTAYTGVVFILGPLVLLTGLASSARGEAVFPILHDLFGTRKRAQSIHFNLTILFIAYTALHLLMVILTGFGNNLRSMLTGWYRVPPLDEGNEKEKRG